Proteins encoded in a region of the Anopheles ziemanni chromosome 2, idAnoZiCoDA_A2_x.2, whole genome shotgun sequence genome:
- the LOC131294089 gene encoding large ribosomal subunit protein eL28 yields the protein MVSSHLNWLIIRDHNSFLLKQKNIRKPFSKEPNNLTNLSSYRYSGLVHKKTLAVAPADKKSVTLTYNRAKHNRTPAKSVVKATIKAHDPRHALKKVARMIDGMRYRRDLKQAALRRTSAIIRSQRTYKPRKGKAGTAPAAPAAATPAATAAPKKAE from the exons ATGGTATCGTCGCACCTCAACTGGTTGATCATTCGTGATCACAACTCGTTCCTGCTGAAGCAGAAGAACATCCGGAAACCGTTCAGTAAG GAGCCCAACAACCTGACCAACTTGAGCTCGTACCGCTACAGTGGATTGGTCCACAAGAAGACCCTCGCTGTTGCACCGGCGGATAAGAAGAGTGTCACCCTAACTTACAACAGGGCGAAGCATAAT CGTACCCCAGCGAAGAGTGTCGTGAAGGCAACGATTAAGGCTCATGATCCCCGCCATGCTCTGAAGAAGGTGGCCCGCATGATCGACGGTATGCGATATCGTCGGGATCTGAAGCAGGCAGCGCTCCGTCGTACTAGTGCTATCATTCGCTCCCAGCGAACTTACAAGCCCAGGAAGGGTAAGGCAGGAACTGCCCCTGCAGCTCCCGCTGCCGCTACCCCTGCTGCTACCGCTGCCCCGAAAAAGGCAGAGTAA
- the LOC131282799 gene encoding transcription elongation factor SPT4, producing MAFDSIPKDLRALRACLVCSLVKSFDQFETDGCDNCEDFLRMKNNREQVYDCTSNNFDGMVAVMTPEDSWVCKWQRISRFTRGIYAISVSGRLPNGIIREMKNRGIPYRTRDTSQR from the exons ATGGCCTTCGATTCCATTCCTAAGGATTTGCGAGCACTACGGGCATGTTTAGTTTGTTCTTTAGTAAAG TCCTTCGATCAGTTCGAAACAGATGGATGTGATAATTGTGAGGATTTCCTACGCATGAAAAACAATCGCGAACAAGTGTACGATTGCACCAGTAACAACTTCGATGG CATGGTGGCAGTAATGACTCCGGAAGATAGCTGGGTTTGCAAATGGCAACGAATAA GTCGTTTTACGAGGGGAATCTACGCCATCTCTGTATCCGGGAGACTACCCAACGGTATTATCAGAGAAATGAAGAATCGTGGAATACCATATAGAACGAGAGACACCAGCCAAAGGTAG
- the LOC131282797 gene encoding THO complex subunit 6: MINIQRCYYTTIHSQTLSKDGRFLFCGSNFGEVFVYSIERITASNASPDPGEMEKLPTLPIQVFPVTERCPIYSLAFHKDFLIVGLNGEICGFQWSSKSASLGKKAWTVKLPAPPENADMSEVNYLWLNETLEMLYAGCGDNIMYCISLEDGKVCREFHGHTDYIHCVAGCGSKLATASEDGFVMLWDSRQKRSFAKIEPHTLPLLQRPEFGRWQGTAALTDDWLVCGGGPRFSLWHLRSLECTIDFDFPERLHVSGFADDLIYAGGDYNKFYQYNFNGNITAEIPISGPSAYSVAMQTEPYRMLAIAGASAQIDVCTSFTYRDIVLQTYKK; the protein is encoded by the exons ATGATCAACATTCAACGCTGTTATTACACTACCATCCATTCTCAAACTCTTTCAAAGGATGGACGTTTTCTATTTTGCGGAAGCAACTTTGGAGAAGTATTCGTTTACAG CATCGAGCGCATAACGGCTAGCAATGCATCGCCGGACCcgggtgaaatggaaaaacttcCCACACTTCCTATACAGGTGTTTCCAGTTACGGAGCGATGCCCAATCTATAGTTTAGCGTTCCACAAAGATTTTCTTATAGTGGGATTGAATGGAGAGATTTGCGGGTTTCAATGGTCCAGCAAATCGGCTTCCCTTGGTAAAAAAGCTTGGACCGTAAAACTGCCGGCCCCCCCAGAGAACGCAGACATGAGCGAGGTGAACTACTTATGGCTAAACGaaacgttggagatgctttacGCCGGATGTGGTGATAACATTATGTACTGTATCTCGCTGGAGGATGGAAAGGTCTGTCGGGAGTTTCATGGGCACACCGACTACATACATTGCGTTGCTGGCTG TGGATCCAAACTTGCCACTGCTTCAGAGGACGGGTTTGTGATGCTATGGGACAGCAGGCAAAAGAGATCATTCGCCAAGATTGAACCGCACACGTTACCGCTTTTGCAGCGTCCAGAATTCGGCCGTTGGCAAGGAACAGCTGCGTTAACAGATGATTGGCTTGTTTGCGGCGGAGGTCCACGCTTCTCGCTGTGGCATTTGCGCTCGTTAGAATGTACGatcgattttgattttccTGAACGGTTGCACGTGTCTGGTTTTGCAGACGATCTAATTTACGCCGGTGGTGATTACAACAAGTTTTATCAGTATAACTTCAATGGTAACATAACGGCAGAGATACCAATTTCGGGCCCGTCCGCTTACAGCGTGGCCATGCAGACGGAACCCTACCGGATGCTAGCAATCGCGGGCGCTTCGGCACAAATAGATGTGTGTACTAGCTTCACGTACCGTGATATTGTGTTACAAACGTACAAAAAATAG
- the LOC131282798 gene encoding nuclear envelope phosphatase-regulatory subunit 1 homolog, giving the protein MSPSETSACEDLKAFERRLTEVIACLQPPTLRWRLLLGVTALVTFVGAFYWLTDPRTSIVPLIESLLNHSIFTISTIVLLVLFVFGIHKLVIAPQIITSRTRNVLAEFNMSCDETGKLIVRPRPNNNARYMDMS; this is encoded by the exons ATGTCTCCCTCGGAAACGTCGGCTTGTGAGG ATTTAAAAGCGTTCGAGAGGCGACTAACGGAAGTTATTGCTTGCCTGCAGCCACCGACGCTTCGGTGGAGAC tgCTGTTGGGTGTAACTGCCCTAGTAACATTCGTCGGTGCATTCTACTGGCTCACCGATCCTCGCACTTCGATCGTGCCGCTGATAGAATCCCTTTTAAATCATTCAATTTTTACAATATCTACAATCGTCTTAT TGGTCCTCTTTGTATTCGGAATACACAAACTGGTGATTGCCCCGCAAATCATCACCTCACGGACGCGTAACGTGCTAGCTGAGTTTAACATGTCCTGCGACGAAACCGGCAAACTTATAGTGCGCCCAAGACCAAACAACAACGCACGATACATGGATATGAGCTAA
- the LOC131283066 gene encoding protein disulfide-isomerase TMX3, producing the protein MSAVWKLFISLIFFVSLVNSSRVLELSDRFLDVRNEGQWFVMFYAPWCAHCKKLEPVWALVAQALYNTNIRVGRVDCTRFTAVAQHFKVNAYPTIMFVKGPYDYVYNGDRSKEELMHFVNRMSGPPVQLVTRADSIDILKTNNPIFFTYVGKQSGLLWDVFYSAAEAYQAHGYFYATSVEIAKRHFDVDTIPSALVYKERTHYYFPYSDNFERIEPTHLNETLFRWVNEERFATFPKVTRSNIHHLVQTKKYLVLAVVEENKLSEIAAHEQEFRDMVEIFVHKNKHKYHGRFQFGWVGTPELARSIAMDSLPTPHLIVLNASTNEHHIPEDEPLQLTPEAIEIFLDSIHNQTAPAFGGNSLPVRIYRAWFEAKTSLYEMWAGNPVLTTVLFGLPLGFLSLIMYSICCADILDAEEEDDGADQRHEKKE; encoded by the exons ATGTCTGCTGTATGGAAGTTGTTTATTTCACTGATTT TCTTTGTTTCGCTGGTAAATAGTTCCCGGGTGTTAGAACTCAGCGACCGTTTTCTAGATGTTCGAAACGAGGGTCAGTGGTTCGTGATGTTTTATGCGCCCTGGTGTGCCCATTGTAAAAAACTCGAGCCGGTGTGGGCCCTCGTAGCGCAGGCACTATACAATACCAACATCCGGGTCGGACGGGTAGACTGTACCAGGTTCACAGCAGTGGCGCAGCATTTCAAAGTGAACGCATATCCAACGATTATGTT TGTCAAGGGACCGTACGACTATGTATATAACGGCGATCGATCCAAAGAAGAGCTTATGCATTTCGTCAACCGAATGTCTGGGCCCCCGGTACAGCTGGTCACCCGAGCGGACAGCATAGACATACTGAAGACCAATAATCCTATCTTCTTCACCTACGTTGGCAAACAATCGGGACTGCTTTGGGACGTTTTCTACAGTGCGGCAGAAGCGTACCAGGCGCATGGTTATTTTTACGCCACGTCGGTCGAAATCGCTAAACGCCACTTTGACGTGGACACCATTCCGTCGGCGCTGGTGTACAAGGAGCGAACTCACTACTATTTCCCTTACTCGGACAACTTTGAACGTATCGAGCCTACGCACCTGAACGAGACACTCTTTCGCTGGGTGAACGAGGAACGGTTTGCTACCTTCCCGAAGGTAACGCGCAGCAACATTCACCATTTGGTGCAGACTAAGAAGTATCTCGTGCTCGCGGTCGTGGAGGAAAACAAGCTGAGCGAAATAGCGGCCCACGAGCAGGAATTCCGGGACATGGTGGAAATATTCgttcacaaaaacaaacacaaatatcACGGACGGTTTCAATTCGGCTGGGTTGGAACACCTGAGCTAGCCCGTTCGATTGCAATGGACAGCCTACCGACGCCGCATTTAATCGTGCTCAATGCGTCCACCAATGAGCATCATATTCCTGAGGACGAACCGTTGCAGTTAACCCCGGAAGCGATCGAAATCTTCCTCGATAGCATTCACAACCAGACGGCTCCGGCGTTTGGAGGTAACTCGCTTCCCGTCCGCATTTACCGGGCATGGTTTGAGGCCAAAACATCGCTGTATGAAATGTGGGCCGGTAATCCGGTGCTCACGACGGTACTGTTCGGTCTTCCACTGGGATTTCTGTCGCTCATCATGTACTCCATCTGCTGTGCTGATATATTAGACGCGGAAGAGGAGGATGACGGTGCTGATCAACGACACGAGAAAAAGGAGTAA
- the LOC131283067 gene encoding programmed cell death protein 5 isoform X2 produces the protein MDDPELDAIRQQRMQQMQASLNGGSNPEQQKKAQEQRQAQEDMKNSVLSQLLDQDARARLNTLKLSKPDKAQMVEGMIIRMAQMGQIGGKLDDANLVKLLESLNQQMPRSTSAVKFDRRRAALDSDEDDDDYGI, from the exons ATGGATGATCCAGAGCTTGATGCTATCCGCCAGCAGCGAATGCAACAAATGCAGGCAAGTC TCAACGGT GGCTCCAACccggaacaacaaaaaaaagctcaGGAACAGCGGCAGGCTCAAGAGGACATGAAAAATTCCGTACTGTCACAGCTACTGGATCAGGACGCACGGGCTCGATTAAATACGCTTAAGCTGAGCAAACCGGATAAAGCGCAAATGGTGGAAGGCATGATCATTCGGATGGCACAGATGGGGCAGATCGGCGGGAAGCTCGACGATGCGAACTTGGTAAAGCTACTCGAAAGCCTCAACCAGCAGATGCCGCGTAGCACCTCCGCCGTTAAGTTCGACCGTCGACGGGCAGCACTGGATtcggatgaagatgatgatgactaCGGTATTTAG
- the LOC131283067 gene encoding programmed cell death protein 5 isoform X1 translates to MDDPELDAIRQQRMQQMQGSNPEQQKKAQEQRQAQEDMKNSVLSQLLDQDARARLNTLKLSKPDKAQMVEGMIIRMAQMGQIGGKLDDANLVKLLESLNQQMPRSTSAVKFDRRRAALDSDEDDDDYGI, encoded by the exons ATGGATGATCCAGAGCTTGATGCTATCCGCCAGCAGCGAATGCAACAAATGCAG GGCTCCAACccggaacaacaaaaaaaagctcaGGAACAGCGGCAGGCTCAAGAGGACATGAAAAATTCCGTACTGTCACAGCTACTGGATCAGGACGCACGGGCTCGATTAAATACGCTTAAGCTGAGCAAACCGGATAAAGCGCAAATGGTGGAAGGCATGATCATTCGGATGGCACAGATGGGGCAGATCGGCGGGAAGCTCGACGATGCGAACTTGGTAAAGCTACTCGAAAGCCTCAACCAGCAGATGCCGCGTAGCACCTCCGCCGTTAAGTTCGACCGTCGACGGGCAGCACTGGATtcggatgaagatgatgatgactaCGGTATTTAG